The proteins below are encoded in one region of Streptomyces ficellus:
- a CDS encoding SpoIIE family protein phosphatase produces MAEPGVETRTRSSVITARAAATFEPVGRSVATARAFVRDTLQGWGYTDVVDDAVVLTSELVTNAVIHAGTAADVLCLRTENGVRIEVADLYPEREVPLQGTGHSLGSPDRENGRGLLLCAALAARWGVEYSPTRKQVWFQLDLPERPVGTRSAGPALPNELLPVADDRIRVAVAQIDRSGTITAWNEDAERLFGYTADQVVGKPIGDLAAWPHTPGIGTGIAEALRLSRWEGSYGIRGTDGRVIPVYASHLRVRDTNGEPSTVCLLVRDYERAVLQSPPRTPVDSSGESRSTDPFEVFIGSPAPDDLDGLLQRTVERARDMLDGDAAFLLLATDDETELEVRATTGLPSARQRFARVPVEAAGTGRYSSARMPAVHEDLAAVPGAVPLLNGTGMRSVVTVPLKVEGRLTGSLGVAAEASGRYANEEALRLQFAADRIALAVESARLGELERLRRGSLSFLVEASDLLAGTLDRDQTLALMAQMTVPTLATWCAVYTIADPTSDPYLSYVLHEDEERIDGLKALLSKIPPPEPVPSPGARVWTAPADAAHQAALRTSMRELGLGSSPLSSGIGTTLATASAVGGETVVLPLVARNRVIGMLTLGKPSDDHFRQEILELAEDLSRRAALALDNARLYSERMAISQSLQRSLLPPGLPQVPGVEVDVIYRAAGEGNEVGGDFYDLFPIHDNAYGFAIGDVCGTGPEAAAVTGLARHALRLLAREGFGGPAVLERLNAAILDEGARSRFLTLLYGELWPQEDGSALLKVVCAGHPLPLRLRQDGSVEPAAEPQPLLGVMEDLELYEQTVTLDPGDVLLCVTDGVTERREGTRMLGDDGLTEVLTTCTGLTAGAVTARVLRAVERFAAEPASDDMAILAMRVPEPHQD; encoded by the coding sequence GCAGAGCCGGGCGTCGAGACGCGTACGAGGAGTTCTGTGATCACCGCTCGGGCGGCCGCCACCTTCGAACCCGTGGGACGGTCCGTGGCGACCGCCCGGGCCTTCGTCCGGGACACCCTCCAGGGCTGGGGGTACACCGACGTCGTCGACGACGCGGTGGTCCTGACCAGCGAACTCGTCACGAACGCCGTCATCCACGCCGGCACCGCCGCCGACGTCCTCTGCCTGCGCACCGAGAACGGCGTACGCATCGAGGTCGCCGACCTCTACCCGGAGCGCGAGGTCCCCCTCCAGGGCACGGGCCACTCCCTGGGCAGCCCCGACCGCGAGAACGGCCGCGGACTCCTCCTCTGCGCCGCCCTGGCCGCCCGCTGGGGCGTCGAGTACTCGCCCACCCGCAAGCAGGTCTGGTTCCAGCTGGACCTCCCCGAGCGCCCCGTCGGCACCCGCTCCGCCGGCCCGGCCCTGCCCAACGAGCTCCTGCCCGTCGCCGACGACCGGATCCGCGTCGCCGTCGCCCAGATCGACCGCAGCGGCACGATCACCGCCTGGAACGAGGACGCCGAGCGCCTCTTCGGGTACACCGCCGACCAGGTCGTCGGCAAACCCATCGGCGACCTCGCCGCCTGGCCGCACACCCCGGGGATCGGCACCGGCATCGCCGAGGCCCTGCGCCTCTCCCGCTGGGAGGGCAGCTACGGCATCCGCGGCACCGACGGCCGCGTCATCCCCGTGTACGCCTCCCACCTGCGCGTCCGCGACACCAACGGCGAGCCCTCCACGGTCTGCCTGCTCGTACGGGACTACGAACGGGCCGTCCTCCAGTCGCCCCCGCGCACGCCCGTCGACTCCAGCGGCGAGAGCCGCTCCACCGACCCGTTCGAGGTCTTCATCGGCTCCCCCGCCCCCGACGACCTCGACGGGCTCCTCCAGCGCACCGTCGAACGCGCCCGCGACATGCTCGACGGCGACGCCGCCTTCCTCCTCCTCGCGACCGACGACGAGACCGAACTGGAAGTGCGGGCCACCACGGGCCTGCCCTCCGCGCGCCAGCGCTTCGCCCGCGTCCCCGTCGAGGCCGCCGGCACCGGCCGCTACTCCAGCGCCCGCATGCCCGCCGTCCACGAGGACCTCGCGGCCGTCCCCGGCGCCGTACCCCTCCTCAACGGCACCGGCATGCGCTCGGTCGTCACCGTCCCCCTCAAGGTCGAGGGCCGCCTCACCGGCTCCCTCGGCGTCGCCGCCGAAGCCTCCGGGCGGTACGCGAACGAGGAGGCCCTCCGCCTCCAGTTCGCCGCCGACCGCATCGCGCTCGCCGTCGAGTCCGCCCGCCTCGGCGAGCTGGAACGCCTCCGCCGCGGCTCCCTCAGCTTCCTCGTCGAGGCCTCGGACCTCCTCGCCGGCACCCTGGACCGCGACCAGACGCTGGCCCTCATGGCCCAGATGACGGTCCCCACCCTCGCGACCTGGTGCGCCGTCTACACGATCGCCGACCCGACCTCCGACCCGTACCTCTCCTACGTCCTGCACGAGGACGAGGAGCGCATCGACGGCCTCAAGGCCCTGCTCTCCAAGATCCCCCCGCCGGAGCCGGTGCCCTCCCCCGGGGCCCGCGTCTGGACGGCCCCCGCCGACGCGGCCCACCAGGCCGCCCTGCGCACCTCCATGCGCGAGCTGGGCCTCGGCTCCTCGCCGCTGTCCTCCGGGATCGGTACGACGCTGGCCACGGCCTCGGCGGTCGGCGGCGAGACCGTCGTCCTGCCCCTGGTGGCCCGCAACCGCGTCATCGGCATGCTCACCCTGGGCAAGCCGTCCGACGACCACTTCCGCCAGGAGATCCTGGAGCTCGCCGAGGACCTCTCCCGCCGGGCCGCCCTCGCCCTGGACAACGCCCGCCTGTACTCGGAGCGCATGGCCATCAGCCAGTCCCTCCAGCGCAGCCTGCTGCCCCCGGGCCTCCCCCAGGTCCCCGGTGTCGAGGTCGACGTCATCTACCGCGCGGCAGGCGAGGGCAACGAGGTCGGGGGCGACTTCTACGACCTGTTCCCCATCCACGACAACGCGTACGGCTTCGCCATCGGCGACGTCTGCGGTACGGGTCCGGAGGCGGCGGCCGTCACCGGCCTCGCCCGCCACGCCCTGCGCCTCCTGGCCCGCGAGGGCTTCGGCGGCCCGGCCGTCCTGGAGCGCCTGAACGCCGCGATCCTCGACGAGGGCGCCCGCAGCCGCTTCCTCACGCTCCTCTACGGCGAGCTGTGGCCCCAGGAGGACGGCAGCGCCCTCCTCAAGGTCGTCTGCGCCGGTCACCCGCTCCCGCTGCGCCTCCGCCAGGACGGCTCGGTCGAGCCCGCCGCGGAGCCCCAGCCGCTGCTCGGCGTCATGGAGGACCTGGAGCTGTACGAGCAGACGGTCACCCTCGACCCGGGCGACGTCCTCCTATGCGTCACGGACGGCGTCACCGAACGCCGTGAGGGCACCCGCATGCTCGGCGACGACGGCCTCACCGAGGTCCTCACCACGTGTACGGGCCTGACGGCCGGCGCGGTCACCGCCCGCGTGCTGCGCGCGGTCGAGCGCTTCGCCGCGGAGCCGGCCTCCGACGACATGGCCATCCTCGCGATGCGCGTCCCGGAGCCCCACCAGGACTGA